One Thermodesulfobacteriota bacterium genomic window carries:
- a CDS encoding ATP-binding cassette domain-containing protein, whose product MNHPKIELKNIGKTRNGTVVLTDINLKFMPEGRHIIVGPSGAGKTTLLRLLNRMDDPTTGDITFDGGRLKDIPVLDLRKKVGMVFQIPVIFEGTVKDNLLVPYRLRTATGSIDDNELIKVLELNGLQAEFLGRNASELSVGEKQRLNVARALINKPEVLLLDEPTSALDSESANKLLQSVKELNEVLGLTVIMVTHQMDQARFFGGTVIHLANGTVVRVEEFLQDKKAFTVN is encoded by the coding sequence ATGAATCATCCAAAGATCGAGCTCAAAAACATCGGAAAGACCAGGAACGGAACGGTAGTTTTAACAGACATAAACCTCAAGTTTATGCCAGAGGGAAGGCACATCATCGTCGGGCCTTCCGGGGCAGGCAAGACAACGCTCTTGAGGCTACTCAACCGAATGGACGACCCGACCACCGGAGACATAACATTCGATGGAGGTAGATTAAAGGATATTCCAGTCCTCGACCTTAGAAAGAAAGTGGGGATGGTGTTTCAGATACCGGTGATCTTCGAGGGTACGGTCAAAGACAACCTGCTGGTTCCCTACCGTCTTCGAACTGCTACCGGTTCCATTGATGATAATGAACTGATTAAAGTGCTCGAATTAAACGGGCTTCAGGCTGAGTTTCTAGGTCGTAACGCCTCCGAGCTTTCCGTCGGAGAAAAACAGCGTTTGAACGTAGCCCGTGCGTTGATAAATAAACCGGAGGTGCTTCTTCTCGACGAGCCGACTTCCGCCCTCGACTCCGAATCTGCAAATAAACTCCTCCAGTCGGTAAAGGAATTAAACGAGGTTTTGGGACTCACCGTTATAATGGTTACGCACCAGATGGACCAGGCCCGATTCTTTGGAGGCACCGTTATACATCTAGCCAACGGAACTGTGGTAAGAGTAGAAGAATTCTTACAGGATAAGAAAGCCTTTACCGTTAATTGA
- a CDS encoding cobalamin-binding protein: protein MMRPSRIVSLCPSNTEILFAIGAGEYVVGVDSYSDYPPSVRNLPRVGPDLRVNIDKVKALEPDLVIASLTVPGMERNIEGLEKEGIPYIVLNPSSIEETLEDIVTLGEVTERPEEAQELVDEIRETIHLIESGRKESPHRPRLYWEWWPDPTIAACRQSWVNDMSEVVGGVNIFSHIQKTSSVVELSDILSQDPDILLICWCGTKMQEKMSENKILSRRGWENIKGIREKRVFCIPEPLFGRPGPRIAEGLKMLSKIVHPEIFGRL, encoded by the coding sequence ATGATGAGACCGTCCAGGATTGTATCTCTATGTCCTAGCAACACAGAAATACTCTTTGCCATAGGCGCCGGGGAATACGTCGTAGGTGTGGATAGCTATTCCGATTACCCACCCTCGGTAAGAAACCTTCCCCGGGTCGGCCCCGACCTCCGGGTCAACATCGACAAGGTCAAAGCCCTCGAACCGGACCTGGTGATAGCCTCCCTGACCGTGCCCGGAATGGAGAGAAACATAGAAGGGCTTGAGAAAGAAGGTATTCCCTACATAGTCTTAAACCCTTCGAGCATAGAGGAAACCCTGGAGGATATCGTCACACTGGGAGAGGTCACTGAGCGGCCGGAAGAAGCTCAAGAACTGGTTGATGAGATCAGAGAGACAATTCACCTCATAGAATCGGGGAGAAAAGAATCCCCGCATAGACCCAGGCTATATTGGGAATGGTGGCCCGACCCGACGATTGCCGCATGCCGGCAAAGCTGGGTCAACGATATGAGCGAGGTCGTCGGTGGCGTCAACATTTTTTCGCACATCCAGAAAACAAGCAGCGTGGTGGAGCTTTCCGATATCCTATCCCAAGACCCCGATATCCTCCTAATCTGCTGGTGCGGGACCAAGATGCAGGAGAAGATGAGTGAGAACAAAATACTATCGAGAAGAGGATGGGAAAACATAAAAGGCATAAGAGAAAAAAGGGTTTTTTGCATACCGGAGCCGTTATTCGGCCGCCCCGGCCCGAGAATTGCGGAGGGGCTTAAAATGCTCTCAAAGATCGTTCACCCGGAGATATTCGGCAGATTGTAG
- a CDS encoding GlsB/YeaQ/YmgE family stress response membrane protein, which produces MGILSWIILGLIAGAIAKLILPGKDPGGIIVTIVIGIVGAIIGGYIATLLGLGSVTGFNIGSLIIAVIGSIVLLLIYRMVKKPT; this is translated from the coding sequence ATGGGAATATTATCCTGGATTATATTAGGATTAATTGCTGGGGCAATAGCTAAGCTCATATTACCCGGAAAAGACCCCGGCGGGATCATCGTAACGATAGTGATAGGGATAGTGGGGGCTATTATTGGCGGGTATATTGCCACGCTTCTGGGATTGGGAAGCGTTACCGGGTTTAACATAGGAAGCTTGATCATAGCTGTTATCGGCTCTATCGTGCTATTGCTCATATATCGTATGGTAAAGAAGCCTACTTAG
- a CDS encoding Yip1 family protein codes for MTEVTTGLLKSLFERAKGILLNPRFEWELIDVEIISIRDLYKYYIMPMAAIEPVASIIGASFVGFNVPFLGHYYMPLSYSVLRAILCYVVFLVGIYLVARIIAYTARRFDGEAEPVQALKLTAYSSTPVWILGVFSLVPDLRYVSFLGFFYTVYLLYLGLPVLMRSSLEKRFSCLFVAVVFFLLLFLVVSFVGNFFFILSSP; via the coding sequence ATGACGGAAGTAACAACGGGGCTATTAAAAAGCTTATTTGAGCGAGCCAAGGGTATCCTACTTAACCCAAGGTTTGAATGGGAGCTAATAGACGTAGAGATAATCAGCATAAGGGATTTGTATAAGTACTACATAATGCCCATGGCGGCCATCGAACCGGTAGCATCGATAATAGGGGCATCATTTGTCGGGTTTAATGTACCCTTTTTGGGCCATTACTATATGCCGCTCTCTTACTCGGTGTTACGGGCGATATTGTGTTATGTAGTTTTCCTGGTTGGGATATACCTCGTAGCCCGAATAATAGCATATACCGCCAGGCGTTTTGATGGAGAGGCCGAGCCCGTTCAGGCATTAAAGTTAACGGCGTATTCAAGCACTCCGGTTTGGATACTTGGGGTTTTCAGCCTGGTTCCCGACCTCCGTTATGTAAGTTTCCTAGGCTTTTTTTATACCGTCTATCTCTTGTATCTGGGCTTGCCGGTTTTGATGAGGTCCTCTTTAGAGAAGAGATTTTCGTGTTTGTTTGTAGCAGTGGTATTTTTCTTGTTGCTTTTTCTTGTCGTATCTTTTGTAGGGAATTTCTTTTTTATCCTTTCTAGTCCTTAA
- a CDS encoding tetratricopeptide repeat protein, with translation MSKSMLETLKELTRKDPNNPLGRYGLANEYLKLGMYEHAVAEISAYLKLKEDEGAAYRILGESLLKLGRKDEAREAYRKGMEVAERYGHMDMVFEFQDALESLD, from the coding sequence ATGAGCAAATCTATGTTAGAGACATTAAAGGAGTTAACTAGAAAAGACCCTAATAACCCCCTGGGGCGGTACGGACTGGCAAATGAATACCTGAAATTGGGAATGTATGAGCATGCCGTTGCCGAGATCAGCGCATACCTGAAACTCAAGGAAGATGAAGGTGCAGCCTACCGTATACTGGGTGAGTCTCTACTCAAGCTGGGGAGAAAGGACGAAGCTAGAGAGGCTTATCGGAAGGGAATGGAAGTGGCGGAGAGATACGGCCACATGGATATGGTCTTTGAATTCCAGGATGCGCTGGAATCGCTCGACTGA
- a CDS encoding response regulator: MRRKDNHIRVLIVGSDDFARKGIIDALAGEDEINIEGHASNLSELEDYIDKLTPNIVIVNDQGKGIGRLEAINLLNKKINDLTKILFLINDYDEDLELTALKMGVRGFLPKSVAKADLIKCIKAINTGEMWVRRRVMQKLIDQLLKKVGS, translated from the coding sequence TTGCGCAGAAAAGACAACCATATAAGAGTGTTGATTGTTGGCTCCGATGATTTTGCCAGGAAGGGTATAATTGATGCCCTAGCCGGGGAGGATGAAATAAACATCGAAGGCCATGCCTCCAATCTCTCTGAACTAGAGGACTATATCGATAAATTAACCCCGAATATCGTGATTGTGAACGACCAGGGCAAGGGAATCGGCAGGCTCGAAGCCATAAACCTTCTAAATAAGAAGATTAATGACCTTACCAAGATATTATTCCTGATCAACGATTATGATGAAGACCTAGAACTGACCGCACTCAAGATGGGGGTAAGAGGTTTTCTGCCTAAGAGCGTAGCTAAAGCCGACCTAATCAAGTGCATAAAGGCTATAAACACGGGAGAGATGTGGGTAAGAAGAAGGGTTATGCAAAAGCTGATAGACCAGTTATTGAAAAAAGTCGGCAGCTAA
- a CDS encoding response regulator transcription factor — translation MERQTTVLISSNNALLRAGIKSILSNVEDMQIFDVPKDRLELLECVYTYNPDIVILSETDLLDSHGSEIMRLVLQKAVQTKFLLIIKAYDEDKELAWLKAGVKGFLTANTGNADFIKCIRAVKRGELWVRRKLLEKYIEHLSIMLNLSRKDYSHAPSLPSFSRREMDVFIMVGRNYRNKEIAEKLSISEKTVKHYVARIFRKLNVKTRKDIRRYLSLAV, via the coding sequence ATGGAAAGACAAACAACAGTGCTAATAAGCAGTAATAACGCCCTGTTGAGAGCAGGAATAAAGAGCATACTGAGCAACGTCGAGGATATGCAAATTTTCGACGTTCCCAAAGACAGGCTGGAGTTACTCGAGTGTGTTTACACTTATAATCCCGATATTGTAATCTTGAGCGAGACCGATTTGCTTGACTCCCACGGTTCAGAAATTATGCGACTGGTACTTCAAAAAGCCGTCCAAACCAAGTTCTTGTTGATAATAAAGGCTTATGATGAGGACAAGGAACTGGCCTGGCTCAAGGCCGGGGTGAAAGGTTTCTTGACTGCAAACACCGGCAACGCCGATTTTATAAAGTGCATCAGAGCTGTAAAGCGTGGTGAGTTGTGGGTCAGGCGAAAACTACTGGAGAAGTACATAGAGCATCTGTCGATAATGCTGAACTTGTCCAGGAAAGACTATTCGCATGCACCATCCCTACCCAGTTTCAGCAGGAGGGAGATGGATGTGTTTATCATGGTCGGGAGGAATTACCGGAATAAAGAGATAGCGGAGAAGCTATCTATTAGTGAGAAAACGGTCAAGCATTACGTAGCCAGAATCTTTCGAAAACTTAACGTGAAAACAAGAAAAGATATCAGACGATATCTGAGTTTGGCCGTTTAA
- a CDS encoding sorbosone dehydrogenase family protein encodes MRVLMLFTLQIFSFYFYTEKTFSSVDNVNLPEGFKIEIFASGLEAPRFMALSPDGVLFVTTLGSGKVMALPDRDEDGKADKVITFVKGLKRPHGIDFHEGYLYVGETHQIARFKYDRFNTAPGEKEIIVPNLPTGGHFTRTMRVGPDGKMYVSVGSSCNVCLEKDERRAAILQFNPDGSDGKIYARGLRNSVGITWHPESKKMWATDNGRDWLGDNLPPEEINIVEEGGNYGWPQCYGNKIPDPEYGSGEFCKRTIPPVFEMQAHSAPLGLAFYTGNMLPQEYRGDLFVVFHGSWNRSVPTGYKVVRVKIEDGKPAGIEDFATGWLRGQKADGRPVDVIVGTDGSLYLSDDRGGMIYRITYGS; translated from the coding sequence ATGCGAGTCTTGATGCTCTTTACACTACAGATTTTCTCTTTTTATTTCTATACCGAAAAAACCTTTTCCTCGGTCGATAATGTTAATCTGCCGGAGGGATTTAAGATAGAGATTTTTGCCTCAGGATTAGAAGCGCCGAGATTCATGGCTCTAAGCCCCGATGGCGTGTTATTCGTGACAACACTAGGTAGTGGAAAGGTGATGGCGCTTCCGGACAGGGATGAGGACGGAAAGGCGGATAAGGTAATAACGTTTGTCAAGGGGCTGAAGAGGCCGCACGGTATAGACTTTCATGAAGGCTATCTCTACGTAGGTGAGACGCACCAAATCGCGCGCTTTAAGTATGATCGATTTAACACCGCACCAGGTGAAAAAGAGATAATCGTCCCTAACCTTCCCACCGGTGGCCATTTTACCAGGACAATGAGGGTTGGCCCCGACGGAAAAATGTACGTTTCCGTCGGCTCGTCCTGTAATGTCTGCCTGGAAAAAGACGAAAGACGGGCGGCTATACTTCAATTTAACCCGGATGGAAGTGACGGGAAAATCTATGCCCGGGGGTTGAGAAACTCGGTGGGTATCACCTGGCATCCGGAGAGCAAAAAGATGTGGGCTACGGACAACGGAAGAGACTGGCTTGGGGATAACCTGCCACCCGAAGAGATAAACATAGTTGAAGAGGGGGGAAACTACGGCTGGCCCCAGTGCTACGGCAACAAAATTCCTGACCCGGAGTACGGAAGTGGGGAATTCTGTAAAAGAACCATACCGCCCGTCTTCGAGATGCAGGCGCATTCAGCGCCGCTCGGTCTGGCATTCTACACCGGTAATATGTTACCCCAAGAATACCGGGGAGATTTGTTCGTGGTATTTCACGGTTCGTGGAACCGTTCTGTACCGACCGGATATAAGGTGGTACGGGTTAAAATAGAAGACGGTAAGCCGGCCGGTATAGAGGATTTTGCCACCGGATGGCTCAGGGGACAAAAGGCAGATGGGCGCCCTGTAGATGTAATAGTCGGCACCGACGGAAGCCTTTACCTATCCGATGATCGGGGTGGAATGATCTATCGGATAACTTATGGAAGTTAA
- the lipB gene encoding lipoyl(octanoyl) transferase LipB, whose product MDGFNVYRLGIVDYQKALELQLCLLEKRMNQEIEDVLLLLQHPHTFTVGRNRKSEHLLITQEELKEKGIHFEVISRGGDITYHGPGQLVGYPILDLNKLNRDVHKYLRNLEEMIILTLQDFDISAERRKGLAGVWISEKKIASIGVGIKRWITYHGFALNVNTDLSYFQMIVPCGIEGVSVTSIKEITGEKEDLDIMKVETSVINAFSRVFNREIHGVFSNDANMLNGAFDAEFMMGIERKVLKQSDLFA is encoded by the coding sequence ATGGACGGGTTCAATGTTTACAGACTAGGAATAGTCGACTATCAAAAGGCGCTTGAGCTTCAGCTTTGCCTGCTCGAAAAGAGAATGAATCAAGAGATAGAGGATGTGCTCTTGCTTCTCCAGCACCCTCACACTTTTACGGTCGGAAGAAATAGGAAGTCAGAGCATCTTTTAATAACCCAGGAAGAATTGAAGGAAAAGGGCATCCACTTCGAAGTAATAAGCCGGGGCGGCGACATAACCTATCATGGCCCGGGACAATTAGTGGGATACCCAATCTTGGATTTAAATAAACTTAACCGCGACGTTCATAAGTATCTCCGTAATCTCGAAGAGATGATTATCCTCACACTTCAAGATTTTGATATATCTGCGGAAAGGAGGAAGGGCCTCGCTGGAGTTTGGATATCGGAAAAAAAAATCGCCTCGATAGGAGTGGGCATTAAAAGATGGATTACCTATCACGGGTTCGCATTGAACGTGAATACCGATTTATCCTATTTTCAAATGATAGTCCCCTGTGGGATTGAGGGGGTGAGTGTAACCTCTATTAAAGAAATAACCGGAGAAAAAGAAGACTTAGACATTATGAAAGTTGAGACCAGCGTCATAAATGCCTTCAGTAGAGTATTTAATAGAGAGATTCACGGCGTCTTTTCTAATGATGCTAACATGCTAAATGGAGCATTCGATGCCGAGTTCATGATGGGTATAGAAAGAAAGGTCCTTAAACAATCCGATTTGTTCGCTTAA
- the lpdA gene encoding dihydrolipoyl dehydrogenase produces the protein MEKFNLTVIGSGPGGYIGAIRAAQLGMKVAIIERDKPGGVCLNWGCIPSKAILKCAEIYETFKRSEDYGIKTKGLSFDYSKVIEKSRRASNTLTKGVEFLFKKNKITLFRGVGKLISNNKVGVIGENSQQEIDTERILIATGSVPRTFPGLEIDGKMVMTSDEAIMSTEFPNSIIVIGGGYIGAEFAYVYNSFGSKVTIVEMENHLLPGADREVAEELERVFKKSGMSVLTGMKFKELKKSKKSVEVTLEDTGGKGEEKKISAAKVLVAVGRRAVANVAPSSLSYYGNSDDLGLKELNIELTKQGFIKTDDSYMTSASGVYAIGDVIGPPLLAHKASEEGVVAVEKMSGLRSKVHYDNIPSCVYCQPEIASVGLTEEQVKERGLKYDIGKFPFRASGKAVGVGDTEGFVKILSDSKTGEILGAHIIGHGATELIAEIGVAKTLESTPLEIGITVHAHPTLSEAVMEAALAALGRARNF, from the coding sequence ATGGAAAAATTTAACTTAACGGTAATCGGTTCAGGACCCGGCGGTTATATCGGTGCAATTCGCGCGGCGCAGCTCGGAATGAAGGTGGCCATCATAGAGAGGGATAAACCGGGCGGAGTCTGCCTCAACTGGGGCTGTATTCCTTCAAAGGCAATACTTAAATGTGCGGAAATCTACGAGACCTTTAAGCGTTCCGAGGATTACGGAATCAAAACAAAGGGACTCTCTTTCGATTACTCAAAGGTGATAGAGAAAAGCCGAAGGGCCTCGAATACGCTGACGAAAGGGGTAGAGTTCCTGTTCAAAAAAAACAAAATAACCCTTTTTCGTGGAGTAGGTAAATTGATCTCCAATAACAAGGTCGGTGTGATAGGTGAAAATAGTCAGCAAGAGATCGATACCGAGAGGATTTTAATCGCCACCGGCTCGGTACCTAGAACGTTCCCTGGGCTAGAGATCGACGGCAAGATGGTGATGACCAGCGACGAGGCGATCATGTCCACCGAATTCCCCAACTCCATCATCGTAATCGGTGGAGGTTATATCGGGGCCGAATTTGCCTATGTGTATAACTCCTTCGGCAGCAAGGTAACTATAGTGGAGATGGAGAATCATCTCCTACCCGGAGCGGACAGGGAAGTAGCCGAGGAATTGGAGAGGGTTTTTAAAAAGTCGGGCATGAGCGTGCTTACGGGCATGAAGTTCAAAGAACTCAAGAAATCTAAGAAATCAGTCGAGGTGACCTTGGAAGATACCGGGGGAAAAGGGGAAGAGAAGAAAATTTCTGCAGCAAAGGTTTTGGTGGCAGTTGGGAGAAGAGCGGTGGCAAACGTTGCCCCTTCATCCTTGAGCTACTATGGGAATTCAGATGATTTAGGACTCAAAGAGCTAAACATAGAGCTTACCAAGCAGGGCTTCATAAAAACAGACGATTCTTACATGACAAGCGCAAGCGGCGTTTATGCTATAGGCGATGTAATAGGTCCTCCTCTTTTGGCGCACAAGGCCTCGGAAGAGGGCGTTGTCGCCGTGGAGAAAATGTCCGGTTTGAGGAGCAAGGTTCACTATGACAACATACCAAGCTGTGTTTATTGCCAGCCGGAAATAGCATCTGTCGGTTTGACCGAAGAGCAGGTCAAAGAGAGGGGACTAAAGTACGATATCGGCAAATTCCCGTTCAGGGCCAGTGGAAAAGCAGTAGGCGTAGGGGATACCGAGGGATTTGTGAAGATACTCTCCGACTCTAAAACCGGAGAAATCCTGGGCGCACATATCATAGGACACGGGGCGACCGAGCTGATTGCCGAGATTGGAGTGGCAAAAACCCTTGAGTCCACTCCGCTAGAAATCGGTATTACCGTACACGCCCACCCCACCCTATCCGAAGCAGTAATGGAAGCAGCGCTTGCTGCTCTGGGCAGGGCCAGGAATTTTTGA